The Glycine soja cultivar W05 chromosome 4, ASM419377v2, whole genome shotgun sequence genomic sequence TACAATTTTCAACcacattattaaattattgaaaaatagtattgcacaaaataaatatttattttatataattaaaatttataataaataattttttaaatatatatatatatattatattataattaaattttgtaacaaataattatttttaaacatataaattatttttgtaaaaatatataaattatattttagatttataataaataatttatattatgatatgatgttatttttaattattaataaattattttacaaaaataataaaatttaagttagaactatatatattaaagatgatagattgaaagagacaatttttttaaaaaaatatcttaaaagatgccattttagaagaaaaactcCTAAAAAACTATTGTTAAAATATGTATTGTCAGTGAAAACATTGCCGTTCAagataactattttaatttacatgCAAAGAAAATGAATACTAATTTATAGGCAACTTTTTAAGATCATATGTTAAGAAAgtattaaaacaatttaactGTAAACAATTATAAAggatatcaataaatttttatatattgacagataatttaaatgacaaagtatttcttaaattaaaaattatccaaacCATTCTTAAAgtgatttatatttgaatatttttatgtgAAAGTAAGTTCGAAGTAAACCtctgaaaaacaaagtttttgaGTTTTGCTAAGAAGACTGGTCGTGCTTCTCCCTCTGCTGAAGAATTGTGGGAAGTGCATCAAGGATTGAAGTTAGCCAAGGAGAAAAGGTTGTCTAATATAGTGTTGCAAACTGGTTTCAAGGTAGTTATGTAGAGTATTACTAGCACCTTTTTGGGGTGTGTTTCTGGATTctgatgtaattttttattccttataataaaattaaaatttgaaggcaaaataaattttactaaaatggAGTGTGTAAAAGGAGGCAAAGTCAACTGTGATAAAATATACTTGCACAAAagaaaatagagagagagaaaaacagCATGAATTTACCGTTTtgtacaaaagaaaaagaagagtctTGTACAAGAAAGAGGGGTAATATAGTAAAGGAATATTTTGACTactagaattaaaaataaaaatagagaaaagaacTAGGTTTCGTAACAGCTGGGGTAGCTGCTACTGCTGCACTTTGTTTGTGTTTCCGCCGAGTCGTGAAAACAGAAAAGAAGAGAGGCGGAAGAGATCGCAGGTTGCGCGCCTCGGAGAGTGAAAGCCAACGCAACGCAAGAGAAGAGGGTCCTGCTACCATACCAACATCCACAcccttttgtaatttttatcgcAAACCCTTCTGCCATCACAAACCCTAActcattatttctttcttttaatcttgttatttctctggcctcttttttttaattttcgaaACAATTTCATCCATAACCCATACcgatttattaatttatctgtCCATGCTTTTCTTTATACACTGATCAATCAATAATAATCTGTCTCTGTGAAACCGGAAACCCTAATCGGCAATGGTTACCACCACCGTTGATTCTTCCTCTAACCATTACTCACCCACTGCTGCTACTGCTGCCGCTGACACCTCTAATAATTTCCCGCGAAAAAACCTGCCATCCCCGTGGGCCCAGGTAGTTCGCGGTGCTGACGCTGAACCTAACCATCAATCGCCgccatcttcttcctcttcctcgttctCGTCCCTCGATTCCATTAATTCTAACGGTCCCGCCGTTCAAACAAGCGATACCACCGTGAAACCTGCGTGGAAGAAACCGGAGTCCAATGGCGTCTCGGAAGTTGGGCCTGTAATGGGCGCTCATTCTTGGCCCGATTTATCTGAGTCCACCAAGCCCACCGCTAAATTGACATCTGACTCCTCTGTTAAGACTGCTGCTGATGAAGAATCACTCACCACCACTCCTCAGGTCCGCTTTTCATACCAAAGCCTGATTCTATCATTGTCTTCagattctattttatttgaaggaagaaacaaatttaattgtAAATCTTAAGGGTTTTAGGATTCATATTGGGGTAATGTTGTTCCTCTGTTGTTGACATTGTAAACGAGTTGATGTTTTCCTTATGAAGGATGTGTGTTTATTTATTACAGAAAATAGTTGTATCCTCTCTGATGTTTGTTGTTTTGCAGGATCCTGTTAATTCAGACTCCCCTCAGAAACAAGCCATTGGTAATGCAAACCCTAGTCCTACTCCTGCAATGAACTATGGTATGGCTAATCGACAAAGATCAATGAAGCAGCGTGGAGGGTCAAATGGCTATAATGTTGGGTCTGGTCCTGTTCAGAACAACTTCTCCGGTGCTACCCAGAATCTTCCTCCACCGCCACCACCGCCCCCCTTTCCTGTGCTTCCGATGCCTCCAAGAACATTTGCCCATGGGATACCAGGGGTTCCAGTTCCTACTCCAAGGGATCCTTACAGGAACAATAACTGGGATGCAAGACCTCCGCATGGGGGTTTTATGCCACCAATGAGTGAGCATCGGAGTCCCTCTCGCAGGGGCAATGCTGGGCACCATCCACGTGGAGACGGTCCCTATCATAACAGTTATGGCAGCAGGCGTGATCAGGATCGTGGAGGTTATGCAAATACTAGAGATGCTCATGTAAATCAACAGAGGATGCCTCCAAGGGGATTAATGAGGCCCCCGCCACCTAATCCTGCTCCATTTATGGGGCCTCAGCCTATGCGACCTTTTGCAAACCCTGCTGGGTTTCCTGGtcagttatttttttcttcttttatttgattatgttacTACAACAAAACAAACCtaatgcactttctcttcctttaTAGAATTCTATTATTTCCCAACGCTACAATTTGAACCCTTTGGGGgcatgccatttttcacacaTGCACCTCCTCCTGCAATGTTCTTCCCAGTTGCAGAAACTCCTCTCACCAATACAATAGCCAACCAAATTGATTATTACTTTAGGTAATTTTTTCTGTTCTGTGTTATTTACTATTTAGTTTGCCAACAAATCCTGGCTgttgaattttcttttcattgctgGTTTGTTTATGACAGTGATGCTAATTTAGTGAAGGATGAGTATTTAAGGTCCAACATGGATGAACAGGGATGGGTTCCTATTACTCTGATTGCAAGCTTCCCAAGGGTAAGTTAATTGTGCTTGatcaagtaatattttaaacattttttctgCCAAGTCTGAGTATGTGAAACAGTGTATGATATATGTAATTGATTGTATGGTTTAATGATTTTAACCATATACTGATCGTTTGTCTGCTGTGgatatttttaatagatttttattttccattaagGAATTTTTCCTTTCATGGTTGATGCTAATGTTTGTTACCTCAGAAGCAGTTGTTGTAGTTGAAACTGAAGATAAAATATAACAGAATAATAGATCTGGAAAAAGAATGGATTTACTTGGTGCTTATGAGGAAacattctatttttcttatgttagaTTGCCTAGCTTTTTTGGAATATATTTGGTATCCTTGTTATGCTGCTTTTTAATACCTTTATGATTAAGCTCTAAGC encodes the following:
- the LOC114408553 gene encoding la-related protein 1C-like, whose protein sequence is MVTTTVDSSSNHYSPTAATAAADTSNNFPRKNLPSPWAQVVRGADAEPNHQSPPSSSSSSFSSLDSINSNGPAVQTSDTTVKPAWKKPESNGVSEVGPVMGAHSWPDLSESTKPTAKLTSDSSVKTAADEESLTTTPQDPVNSDSPQKQAIGNANPSPTPAMNYGMANRQRSMKQRGGSNGYNVGSGPVQNNFSGATQNLPPPPPPPPFPVLPMPPRTFAHGIPGVPVPTPRDPYRNNNWDARPPHGGFMPPMSEHRSPSRRGNAGHHPRGDGPYHNSYGSRRDQDRGGYANTRDAHVNQQRMPPRGLMRPPPPNPAPFMGPQPMRPFANPAGFPEFYYFPTLQFEPFGGMPFFTHAPPPAMFFPVAETPLTNTIANQIDYYFSDANLVKDEYLRSNMDEQGWVPITLIASFPRVRSLTSNIKLILDSLRTSTVVEVQGDKLRRCNEWMKWLPSAQLRANSGSISPSGSSSNNLAADFEKITVDEAISHKVNTEPTTNEDAAGESSTQSQVPNDATVSSN